One Nicotiana tomentosiformis chromosome 1, ASM39032v3, whole genome shotgun sequence genomic window, TAGAATAGTTTTTGAAGTTTTATactcacaaaattttaaattcttttcaactAAATTatatgtccaaacataatttcaactttcaaacttcaaaAACTCACTTTTTAAGTTTTATGTCTAAATGCTAGCTTACTTGATAACAAGTTGAGAGTGCAATCAATTTCCTATTCATTATATCACCAAAGAATCTAATAGAACTAGGAGTGTTCATGATTCAGTTTAGATcggtttttctttaaaaaaaaccaaaccaagtaagtcggaacttcaaatattggaaccaaaccaattaagtcgactttttatcgattcggtttttatCGGGTTTttggttttttcggttatttatcggaGTTTTTtccttaaatatgagacatacactaccaaacacatatttcggcgagtacattttcaacgtaacactatcaaaccaattgctctttgagaaatctatcattaaTTACCAAGATATATCGATGATAATTGAATCagatagtgatgaataatttaatttactcaattaaaaattaattatttttaacatgaattaaattcttgtacttaacaaaagaaaactaccaatcaaactagaatataaaagcaaagaattagattattataatagcaaaaaactagactaaaaatacaaatgactaatatgtaccataaaatttttaaaactttatataaaactatacatatatataggtgtaataataaatttaaataactacttctatagtcggtttggttcagttttttcggttattttttgattaaaaccaaaatcaaattaaatttgatcggtttttaaaattcaaaaccaaaagcAAACTAAAACTAAAAAGTATCATTTTTTGGTCAATTTAGTTCCGTTTCGGTTTGATTCGATTTTTCGGATAATTAGGAACACCCCTAAGTACAACtatgaaaagaagaaagatttgtTTAATGAGGCATATGGATAATTTTGGGGTAATGGGTATCATAAATCATCCATTAATTATCCTACTGATTACTCTATATCATAATCCAAATAAATATAAAGGTATGGCAATTCTTGGGATTCCATTTCAGTGGAGACAACTCATTTAACCATTACAACCGCAATAACACCTCTCCCCTTCCCTCCCGGCTCCTACACCTCTCCTCCCTCTTCACCATTATCACCAACCTGCAAAAAATCTGCAATCCCCATAAACCCCCCCAAAAAACTTTTCATCACTCAAAAACCCATAAAAAAACTTTCTTTTTGTTCTTGATTTGCCAATATTTTTACGCAAAACACACATAAAGCTTGTGACTTTACAGATAAAAATCAGAACTTTATGGGTTATCTATCATGTAAAGCTGAATCTTCCATATCAATTTCCAATTCTCAGAAAACCCATCAACCTCATAATGAAGAAAAGGAGAAACCCATCAAAATTCAGGAGTTTAACTACAGGGATCTTGAAGCTGCCACTAATGGTTTCTCTGACCAAAAGCTTCTTGGTAGGGGCAGCCATGGACTTGTCTATAAAGGAATACTTCGCAATGGGCGTCTTGTAGCTGTCAAGAGGTCTTCTAGAGGTGCCCCAAGATTCAGCACAGATAATTGTAATGAGGTAGAGAATGAAATTGATATTCTTTCCAAATTGCAAAGTCCAAGATTGGTTAATCTTGTTGGTGTTAGCACTGATTCTCATGATAGGCTTTTGGTTGTTGAGTTTATGTCTAATGGTACACTTTATGATGTTCTTCATTCCAATTCTCGTTCAGTTAGTTGGGGTAGAAGGATAAAGTTGGCTTTTCAAACTGCTAAAGCTGTTGATATTCTCCATTCTTTGAACCCTCCTGTAATTCATCGCGATATTAAGTCTGCTAATGTGTTGATAGACAGGAATTTTCATGCtcgtttgggcgattttgggttAGCATTAAGGTGTCATCTTGATGATTTTAGGTTGAGGTCTACTCCTCCTGCCGGTACAATGGGTTATCTCGATCCATGTTATGTGACCCCTGATAATTTAAGCACCAAGACTGATGTTTTCAGTTTTGGGATTTTATTGTTGGAGATTATTAGTGGGAGGAAGGCTATTGATGTAGCATATTCGCCGCCTTCCATTGTGGATTGGGCGATTCCATTGATTAAGAGAGGGAAGTTGTTGGCTGTATACGATCCGAGGATTCCACCTCCCAAGGATCCTTTGGTGAGAAAGCAATTGGCAATTGTGGCTGCTAAATGTGTGAGGTCTTGTAGGGAGAGGCGGCCAACTATGAAGGAGGTTGTTGAATGTTTGAGCGGGTTGAGTAAGTTGGCACCCCTACATTCTTGGAATGGTTTTACCAATCCTTGTTTGATGGTTGAAACTGTGGGGCGACCTGTTGAGTCGAAAACCAGCCAATTGAACTTGAGGATAAAAGAAAGAGATTTGGATGGTGGAGATGCTAGACTTGCAACACCACTCAGGAATTCGCAGAGGGTTTACTCTGACTTGGGGTTCCGCAGCAATTTGATGGATTTAATGGCTGGAAACGATGGGCACTCTGAATTTAGGGGAGATGCTGATGGGGTTGAACCTAAGTCAAAATCTATCAGTAGAGCTTTGAGCTGCAGATATGTAAGCGGTTCAGTTGTTGGTAGAAGAAACAATGAGTCTTTAGTTCACAGCAATGGTAGAGGAGGCACATCCCGTTTGAGAAGAAACAATTCAGTTGGTGCGCATTCAGATAGGGATTAAGGAGCTGATATGATTGTTAGTTCAATCGTTTCAGCTCTGGATGCAAATCTTTGTAGAGCATTGTTGTAATATTTAGAAAGTCATTTAGAATCTCTTTCTGATTTGATGAGCAACCTTATTCCTGCAAGTTTCTCTTGCTTTCAAATCACATGGAAGTAAAATATTTTAGGGTTATCGAATTCTTTAGGCTCTTATTCTAGAGCATTAGTAAATTCGGCTTGATTACTCATGTATGTTGCTCAAAAGCACATTGAGTGTACTTTTAATGAATTGTTCATCCTTGCTTGTGTATTTCAATTGTTGAAAGTATATGAATAGTGACAAATGATTAGCTTCCATATGTTTCTTGCTTATTCCAAAAGCTCATTGATGGAAATGCTTATCTTTACTCGTCCACATAAAAAATATACAGCAAAAACAAACCCAGTATACTCTCAcgtagtggggtctgaggagggtagtgtgtatgtagccttacccctatcttgtggaaatagagaggttgtttccaattcCACATAAAAAAACATATAGATCGCAAATCCTTGTTGGAACTTCATCACAGGGAAGATGAATCTATAAAGCTGTTACAATATCCATTTAGCTCCTAAACTGCAGGTGGAATGAACCAGCTTTCTGGAAGAGGTCGCTAGCTTTTGCAAGGTACATTAAATTTCCATGTGTTCGCCAGACTTGCATTGATATTGAGCTCTCATATTTGGATCTTTCAGTGAAAAGTTGTTCTAACTGTTCTTTTTATGAACATTTTGGACACCTTAATGCAGAAATTTCCGCGGTCATGAAATAGAAATACTCCTGATTGGCATCCTTCCTGTAACTAATTTATGTGGACAGGGAGCTGGATGCAGTAGTATCTTGAAATTGTTGATGCAAGTATCGAATGTAGCAATATGCTCAAATCTGTACAACAAAGATGCAGTATAAAAGATTTTAAACATGGTATTATCCACCTTTTCCTTGTTGATATTCATTCAATTATTAATTTGAATTAACAAGTTCTTGTACATGAGCAGACACTCTTATGTTGTATATTTTTGCTATGCATCTTATTGATGCCTGTTTATGAAATTCTGTTGCTTCATCAAAAAAGAAAATCTGTAGTGGAAAACTAACTAATTCGGAATGCTCAGTAATTTCTGTCCTCAAAATTGTACTTTTACCTTATTGATTATCTAAACAAATACCATGCTCATTCAACAACCACTAAAATGCAGACATCTATTACAAGATCACACAATATGCATTTTAAACAAAACAATGAAACATTTCCTGGAGGATTTTGTCCTTGACTGTATTTATGCTTTGCAACATTTCTGGCTACATTTTTACGCAAAGGTTGGGCGTAGTGGTGAGATTCTCTTGGTTTCTATCCCTTCAGTCTTCTATAATCACAAAACTCAAAGTAGCTGTAAAGTAGCTAAGATCTTGCATTGCTAAATGAGTAAAACTCAAAGTATCAGTTGTTACGTATGTTCTAACAGATGTACTTATTTTGGAATTTGTCTTATTTCAAGAATAGAACTGTATAAGCTCTTTTTTTACCTTCTGAAAAGCCACCTCCTAGTGTATTTGTTACATATCTTGCAGTACTAGATTTACATATATTGTGTAGAAAAGTAGCTGAACAAGATCTTATATTGTGATGTTGGTCAAGAGAAAATATGATATTTACTTATTGTAAAAAAAGTAGCTGAAGTAGATCTTGTATTGTGATGTTGATCAACAGAAGATATGCTTATTTTATTGTGAAAAACATAGACATATCGTATTTAACATATTTTACTTCGAGCTAGCAGGTACACCGTGGAGTTAGTCGAGGTGCGCTAAATCGGCTCGGACACCACAGTAATTATTAAAAAGATGTTTTTCTTCTGAAATGGATTGTCATTTTTTGTTATCTATGGTCAAGTAAATAATAGTACTAATTTTCAAAATCAAGTTGTTTATTGAGATTTGGCCATGTTTTGAGCTTAATATGGCTGGTTGTTAAACAAAAGTTTGATTAAGAGAGGTAATCAGGTACATTCAAGAGACTTATTCGTGTTGATTGTTTGGCAAATGGCATGTTCTAATCCCAAGTGTTGCATTTATTCTCACCAAACTTCTTGGtgtattaaatattatatccatGTGTATTTTTCATAACCATGTATTACTTGTCATACTCATCTTCGCTGGACTTTCCATATTTAGCCATGATAGCCACGTccaattattttttgtaaaattaaACGTCCTAATCAACTTAGATTCTGCATTTAGTAATTGATACATGTCCTTGCTGGTATGTCTAATcttattttatattatattaaattttGATGAGTTTAAATAGAGCTGACATATACCGTGAAATTGGCAGTAGGGTCGACCGTGAATAGTGAGGACAGGGAAGATagaagaagaaaatgaatttGATGAAATTCAAGTCTTACAACTAAATAATGCAAGCCTTCTATGTATATTCTAATGTGCAGAATTTCAGTTGTCTTAATGGGTACAAACAGATGAATCTAAACAGTGTACTATTTTGCTGAACTCGAAAACTACCTTTTGTTCTGAATGGTGAAAATTAATAATTTCAAAAATCGAAATTTTAGTATGATTTACTGTTGAAAGGAACTGTAGGAACATGACTAAAATACTAATCATTTTGATATATACTGTGTAATAGCAAACAAGTGGGTACCACGAGAAATGCAACTGTAAAAACAGAGACTTAAAGCAGTATAAAATTTCAAGTATCACAGCTGCCAAATTCCCTTTACAGTAGGAGACAAATTGGAGCTTCAGTTTTCAAGATTCATAGACGAGTAGGAAGAAgttgaacttgaaacttcaaaagaATTGGGCTTTTAGCTCGCGTCTCCTTGCAAGAAAATTATATTCCTTTGCTTACTTTCATTTGGCATGTGCTTCTCTATGTTGAAATGCTATATGGTTGTTCTATTGACCATAGTACATTGTGAGCAGATCTGAAATTCTTCTTGTTCAACTTTATGTGAAGTGAAAATGACAAATGGTAAAAACATAAGGGCAGTCCGGTACACGTAACATCTCGTGTTCATACAAAGTCCGAAAAAAAGGTCGCACCTCAACATGGGCGAATCTAGAGTGTAGTTATTGGGTTCCCGGAAACCCAATAACTTTTGCATAGACCTTCCATTAAATATCTGTAAATATCTAACTGTTAATCcagttattattgtatattaatttgaGGTTACGACGGGaatccataaacttcaaatcatgAATCCGCTTCTGCACCCCAAGGGGTATGATGCAAACATTAGTAGTTGGCTAGTTGCATCCACGGCTCGAATCAGTGACCTATAGATTATACGGAAACAATTTTACTGATGCTTCAAGGCCGTACTTTGCAATGATAATACGGGGGAAGTAAAAACTCTAAGAGGTCTGTTTTTCTcttagtttttatttttcttcatggAGCGTGGGGAAGTCCATAAAGAGAAGAAAGGAAAAGGAATGCTGAGAAACTTGAGTATAGGACAAAATAATTATAAATGGATGAAGTGAATagatcttttttttctttaaggTAATAGGGATACTATTATCAGAATATTAAGGTTTAGTACATTACTTGACCTTTCAGGGGTGGGTAGTCCCTATAAGGCTTGTATGGTTCATAATATAAAGATACAAAGAAAGCAGAGTTAGATAAAATTAATTATAGAAAAAAACCCTTAGATTCATTCAGCCTACTTCCATCAGCTACTTGGTTTTCTTCTCCGACAATAGAATATATGTATATTTCTCTGAAAATATGGTATTGTTATATTTCCTAGCCTAGTTAAGGCTAACTTGCAATCATCAATATGAGCATAATGTTCATTTTTATTCAGTTTGCAAAAGTTAGTAAGAGGAGGGTTTCCATTTGAGTTGTTCAGCAATTTGGAGGATCCTATTGGTACACGGCCATACATGTTAGGGCAGTACATTCAATTGCCATCGTAACAACTAACAACATTATGTATAGTGGATATCACGCACTGCTTGTTTATTGTTAAATAGATTGTTGCATCGGTTTAGCCAAAAATGTAACAGAAAGGGAATAACTCTTGCCACTTCAAGTTATGCACAATATTATACTTTCTGTCCAAGGACAAAGGGTTTGTCAAGGTAAATGTTTTTCGATCTTTACCTTTCAAGATATTGCATATAGAAAGAAAGATAGCCGGTTCACTTGGGCGCACGGCGGCCAGAACCTAAAGCAAGTGGTCCCAAGAATTTAAGGGCTCCAAAACTACTatttctctctatatatatagtatattgtttatataattatttcttagtattgataaatttatttatttattttcatattaAATTTTAATAACTTAATATCTTCCTCTAATTATTATAATCAAAATAGTTTTCTGTTATTTTTACTGAATTATATTTCTCTAATCATTATTTAGTCACGTAaatatatctaataatctaatttatcatttatttttatCACATAAATTATACTCCATCCGTCCTAATTTATATGAAGGTGTTTGACTGGATATGGagtttatgaaataaaggaaggtTTTTAAAACTTGTGATCTAAAATAAAAGGTATCAAATAAGTTGGGACGGGGGAAGTATGTTTTATGGGTTATCTCATTTCAATTGTTATGTGATCAACGTTAAATTCATTCAATTTTTCGTACTTTATAaaaccaaattcttatttttttccaTTTCACATACTCACTtgtctagtatatatatatatatatatatatatatatatatatatatatatatatatatatatatataaaatatttagaacaattaacccaaatagccgtcaACCCAactacttaaactaaaaatagcccgTGGAGGCATACTAGGcataatatatacataatttatgtattatatatgtataattgtgtataatcaatgtatacaCTATGCATATGACTAgaaaaaagtaaacaatgaatatagacggctatttgtgtaaagatccctaaTATTTAAGGTCTTTTATTAATGTTCTATTTTAGGTCTCGGATGCTATTGAGCCGCCCCTGCTTGGGCGGTCAAAAGTTTTATGTAAAAAGGACCAAGGAGGCTTCTATCcaaaaggaggaggaggaggagctaGCTTCAGGGGCGGAAATGAATAATTACGAGATAATAATGAGACAAAGGAGAGCACTTAGACAATTCACTTTCAGTATGCTCGTAGGAATTCTTTCACCGAGGGGGTGGATTGAAGCGATTGAAGTAGTATTGGTATTTTGTTGAAACTCCCCCATTGGTCCAAACAG contains:
- the LOC104097519 gene encoding serine/threonine-protein kinase-like protein At3g51990, encoding MGYLSCKAESSISISNSQKTHQPHNEEKEKPIKIQEFNYRDLEAATNGFSDQKLLGRGSHGLVYKGILRNGRLVAVKRSSRGAPRFSTDNCNEVENEIDILSKLQSPRLVNLVGVSTDSHDRLLVVEFMSNGTLYDVLHSNSRSVSWGRRIKLAFQTAKAVDILHSLNPPVIHRDIKSANVLIDRNFHARLGDFGLALRCHLDDFRLRSTPPAGTMGYLDPCYVTPDNLSTKTDVFSFGILLLEIISGRKAIDVAYSPPSIVDWAIPLIKRGKLLAVYDPRIPPPKDPLVRKQLAIVAAKCVRSCRERRPTMKEVVECLSGLSKLAPLHSWNGFTNPCLMVETVGRPVESKTSQLNLRIKERDLDGGDARLATPLRNSQRVYSDLGFRSNLMDLMAGNDGHSEFRGDADGVEPKSKSISRALSCRYVSGSVVGRRNNESLVHSNGRGGTSRLRRNNSVGAHSDRD